In Malus sylvestris chromosome 15, drMalSylv7.2, whole genome shotgun sequence, a single genomic region encodes these proteins:
- the LOC126603451 gene encoding serine/threonine-protein kinase AFC3, with protein MVSTVGVETRMENSQNRIRKRPRSAWDVGPSQSEPEAQRAVMACNEGNGRRGSPPKRDDDREGHYIYNLGENLTSRYKILNKMGEGTFGRVLECWDRQTREYVAIKVVRSIRKYREAAMIEIDVLEQLAKHDKGNSRCVQIRTWFDYRNHICIVFEKLGPSLFDFIKRNKYCPFPVDLVREFGRQLLESVAYMHDLRLIHTDLKPENILLVSSEYVKLPGSKRFSSDETNYRCLPKSSAIKLIDFGSTVSDDQNHSSIVSTRHYRAPEIILGLGWTYPCDLWSIGCILIELCSGEALFQTHENLEHLAMMERILGPLPQHMTRKANHGAEKYFRRGARLNWPLGAVSRESIRAVKKLDCLKDLILRLVGSSKASSYLTDLLYGLLKYDPSERLTARQALDHPFFKIPT; from the exons ATGGTGTCGACGGTGGGAGTAGAGACTAGGATGGAGAACTCGCAGAATCGAATCAGGAAGCGGCCGAGGTCGGCGTGGGACGTCGGCCCATCGCAATCGGAACCGGAG GCGCAACGGGCTGTGATGGCATGTAATGAAGGGAATGGAAGGCGTGGATCGCCTCCGAAACGAGACGATGATCGGGAAGGGCATTATATTTACAATCTCGGCGAGAATCTCACTTCAAGAT ataaaatacttaacaagatgGGTGAAG GCACATTTGGCCGAGTTTTGGAATGTTGGGACCGTCAAACACGAGAGTATGTGGCAATCAAGGTAGTTCGAAGCATACGAAAATATCGGGAAGCAGCAATGATTGAGATTGATGTGCTTGAACAGCTTGCTAAGCATGATAAGGGCAACTCACG CTGTGTGCAGATTCGCACTTGGTTTGATTACCGCAATCACATTTGCATT GTGTTTGAGAAGCTTGGACCAAGCTTATTTGATTTTATAAAGAGAAATAAATACTGCCCATTCCCTGTGGATCTTGTTCGGGAATTTGGACGACAGCTTTTGGAATCTGTAGCAT ATATGCATGACTTACGCTTAATTCACACTGACCTGAAGCCAGAAAATATTCTTCTTGTGTCCTCTGAATATGTAAAGCTTCCTGGTTCTAAG AGGTTTTCTTCAGATGAAACGAATTACAGGTGCTTGCCCAAGTCTAGTGCCATTAAGCTGATTGATTTTGGTAGTACAGTGTCTGATGATCAGAACCATAGCTCCATTGTTTCTACCAGGCATTACAGAGCCCCTGAGATTATTCTAG GTCTAGGGTGGACTTACCCCTGTGATCTGTGGAGTATAGGGTGCATTCTTATTGAACTTTGTTCG GGAGAGGCATTATTTCAGACGCACGAGAACTTGGAGCATTTGGCAATGATGGAGAGGATATTGGGACCTCTGCCGCAACATATGACCCGAAAGGCCAA CCATGGTGCTGAAAAGTATTTTAGGCGGGGTGCACGACTGAATTGGCCTTTAGGAGCAGTTTCAAGGGAGAGCATTAGAGCTGTAAAGAAGCTCGACTGTTTAAAG GATCTGATATTGCGACTTGTAGGGTCGTCGAAAGCCAGTTCCTACCTAACTGATTTGTTGTATGGGTTGCTGAAATATGATCCATCTGAACGCCTCACAGCTCGACAGGCACTTGATCACCCCTTCTTCAAGATTCCAACCTGA
- the LOC126603443 gene encoding nitrate regulatory gene2 protein-like — protein sequence MGCAQSRIENEESVLRCKDRRNLMKEAVVARNAFASGHSGYAVALKNAGAALSDYGHGETQVTPEMEILHSQHQPMDPASEPPPPPPPHLENLNLPPPPPPLPTFTPSPIKRATSMPVMSSEARKMGGRRVGLAIAEEDEEEEDHEHDDEDESHKGFQRRSRNGASETTSSPPRTPEMKAVPPMPESKGMAWDYFFMVDNMPGPSLSENEEAEEFGEDENMGVGGGGGGGDVDLGDEVEPKTPEKVEEIEEKAEEETPVAIEHSKTAPPEFSRRVANVIPGVTLMDILNKIDDHFLKASESAQEVSKMLEATRLHYHSNFADNRGHIDHSARVMRVITWNKSFRGMPNGDGKDENSEDYETHATVLDKMLAWEKKLYDEVKQGELMKVEYQRKVAVLNKQKKRSASAETLEKTKAAVSHLHTRYIVDMQSMDSTASEVNQLRDEQLYPKLVSLADGMAKMWENMCTHHGSQLKIVTDLKSLDIPHTPMETTKHHHDRTVQLWNVLQEWHSHFEKLVTHQKQYIQALNSWLKLNLIPIESSLKEKISSPPRVQRPPIQALLHSWHDSLEKLPDELAKSAISSFAAVIKTIILNQEEEMKLKEKFEETRKEFLRKSQAFEDWHQKYAQRHAEMDQERGEDAIPKDPVSEKKFIVESLKKRMEEEYEAHQRHCIQVREKSLGSLKTRLPEIFRSMTDYANACSEAYGKLRSTTEAQV from the exons ATGGGGTGCGCCCAATCGAGAATCGAAAACGAGGAATCCGTGTTGCGATGCAAGGACCGCCGGAACCTGATGAAAGaggcggtggtggccaggaacgcCTTCGCTTCCGGCCATTCTGGCTACGCCGTGGCCTTGAAGAACGCCGGTGCCGCGTTGAGTGATTACGGCCATGGAGAAACCCAAGTGACCCCGGAGATGGAAATCCTTCACAGCCAACATCAGCCGATGGACCCCGCATCTGAGCCGCCGCCGCCTCCGCCGCCCCATCTCGAGAACCTGAACCTTCCGCCGCCTCCGCCGCCTCTGCCCACTTTCACTCCAAGCCCGATCAAGCGGGCCACCAGCATGCCAGTGATGAGCTCTGAGGCTCGGAAAATGGGGGGTCGGAGAGTTGGGCTGGCCAttgcggaggaggatgaggaagaagaggacCATGAACATGATGATGAGGATGAGAGCCATAAAGGGTTTCAGAGGAGATCGAGAAATGGGGCTTCGGAGACGACATCGTCGCCGCCGAGGACGCCGGAGATGAAGGCGGTGCCTCCGATGCCGGAGTCGAAGGGCATGGCTTGGGACTATTTCTTTATGGTGGATAACATGCCGGGACCATCTTTGAGTGAGAATGAAGAGGCTGAGGAATTTGGTGAAGATGAGAATATGGGGgttggcggcggcggcggcggcggcgacgTTGATTTGGGTGATGAGGTTGAGCCCAAGACTCCGGAGAAGGTGGAGGAGATTGAGGAGAAGGCGGAAGAGGAAACTCCGGTGGCAATCGAGCATTCGAAGACTGCGCCACCGGAGTTTAGCAGGAGAGTAGCTAATGTGATTCCTGGTGTGACTTTGATGGACATATTGAATAAGATTGACGATCATTTCTTGAAGGCCTCGGAGAGTGCTCAGGAGGTTTCGAAGATGCTCGAGGCCACTCGGTTGCACTATCACTCGAATTTCGCAGATAATCGAG GACACATTGATCACTCTGCAAGGGTTATGCGTGTTATTACGTGGAATAAGTCTTTCAGAGGCATGCCAAACGGTGATGGGAAGGATGAAAACTCAGAAGATTATGAAACTCATGCCACTGTTTTGGATAAGATGTTGGCATGGGAAAAGAAACTTtatgatgaagtgaag CAAGGGGAGCTTATGAAGGTTGAGTATCAGAGAAAAGTTGCGGTGCTGAATAAGCAGAAGAAACGCAGTGCTAGTGCTGAAACAttggaaaaaacaaaagcagctGTAAGTCATTTGCATACAAGATACATAGTTGACATGCAGTCCATGGATTCTACAGCTTCAGAAGTAAATCAATTACGGGATGAGCAGCTGTACCCTAAACTTGTTTCTCTAGCTGATGG GATGGCAAAAATGTGGGAGAACATGTGCACACATCACGGCAGCCAGTTGAAGATTGTTACAGACCTAAAGTCCCTAGACATTCCCCATACTCCGATGGAAACAACCAAGCACCACCATGACCGCACTGTCCAGCTTTGGAATGTTCTCCAAGAATGGCATTCTCACTTTGAAAAGCTTGTGACTCATCAAAAACAATACATCCAAGCTCTTAATAGTTGGTTGAAGCTAAATCTCATACCTATCGAGAGCAGCTTAAAAGAGAAAATCTCATCCCCGCCAAGAGTTCAGCGTCCACCAATCCAAGCTCTCCTCCATTCATGGCACGATTCTCTTGAAAAGCTTCCTGATGAACTCGCAAAATCTGCAATATCGTCCTTTGCGGCTGTGATAAAGACCATCATACTTAATCAGGAGGAAGAGATGAAGCTAAAAGAGAAGTTTGAGGAGACACGGAAGGAGTTTCTGCGTAAAAGTCAGGCCTTCGAAGACTGGCACCAAAAGTACGCGCAAAGACACGCGGAAATGGATCAGGAGAGAGGTGAAGATGCAATTCCCAAGGATCCGGTCTCAGAGAAGAAATTCATTGTTGAGAGCTTGAAGAAGAGAATGGAAGAGGAATACGAAGCTCACCAGAGACACTGTATCCAGGTGAGGGAGAAGTCACTTGGGAGTCTCAAAACTCGCCTGCCTGAGATCTTCCGCTCCATGACAGACTACGCTAATGCCTGTTCCGAGGCTTATGGAAAACTGAGGTCCACCACAGAGGCACAAGTATGA
- the LOC126603458 gene encoding two-on-two hemoglobin-3, giving the protein MQSLQAKAAEWSGVDSADAFAIDETNLFQKLGLQAFINLSTNFYTRVYDDEQEWFRSIFANSKKEDAIQNQYEFFVQRMGGPNLFSQRRGHPALIARHRPFPVTHEAAERWLHHMQQALDTTPDIDAESKVKMMNFFRHTAFFLVAGDELKKRQNPAQ; this is encoded by the exons ATGCAGAGCCTGCAAGCCAAGGCCGCCGAGTGGAGCGGCGTCGACTCGGCCGACGCGTTCGCCATCGACGAGACAAACCTGTTTCAGAAACTCGGCCTCCAGGCCTTCATCAACCTCTCCACCAATTTCTACACCAG GGTGTACGATGACGAACAGGAGTGGTTCCGGTCGATTTTCGCCAATTCGAAGAAGGAAGACGCCATTCAGAACCAGTACGAGTTTTTCGTGCAGAGAATGGGAGGCCCAAATCTCTTCTCACAGAGAAGAG GCCATCCTGCTCTGATTGCACGCCACCGTCCATTTCCCGTCACGCACGAAGCTGCGGAGAGGTGGCTGCATCATATGCAGCAAGCACTGGACACCACTCCAGACATTGATGCAGAGTCCAAGGTCAAAATGATGAACTTTTTCAGGCACACTGCGTTCTTCCTTGTGGCCGGAGACGAGTTGAAGAAGAGACAGAATCCGGCACAATAA
- the LOC126603445 gene encoding putative pentatricopeptide repeat-containing protein At3g15130, protein MNERQRLANILRNCSKNLLLDQGLQAHGMVMRLGFGLDLMLNNDLIDMYGKCGRMGIALEVFDRMPERNVVSWTALMCGYLQNGNAKGSLSLFSRMGFSGIKPNEFTFSINLKASGFVGIVENGMQIHNMCTKSGFEWVTVVSNSILDMYAKCGRFHEAARMFDVMPVRNLISWNAMIAGFTLEGNGESALLLFRKMQGLGEVPDEYTITSTLKACSGIGAVRQGSQIHSSLITRGFLCSVRTTIAGALVDLYVKCGHLTEAQRVFDQIEQKNLVSWSSLILGYAQECNLLQAMDLFRQLRVSIDHRVDGFVLSSLMGVFADFALVEQGRQMHAFTIKIPSGLDISVTNSILDMYLKCGLTNEAERLFNETPARNVISWTIMITGYGKHGLGRKSVRLFQQMQSDDIEPDGVTYLAVLSACSHSGLIEECEDYFSRLCLDKRIKPIVEHYACMVDLLGRAGRVKEAKNLIDNMPLKPNVGIQQTLLSACRVHGDLEIGREVGETLLKLDSNNPVNYVMLSNIYAEAGYWKECERIRKLFKMKGLKKEAGRSWVEINKEVYFFYNGDETHPLTEKIHQVLKEMEKRIKSQLGYVHGVRFALHDVEEESKEESLRFHSEKLAIGLALVCGEMEKGNKTIRIFKNLRVCGDCHAFIKGLSKVLKVVFLVRDANRFHKFEDGVCSCGDYW, encoded by the coding sequence ATGAATGAGCGGCAGAGGTTGGCGAATATCCTTCGGAACTGCTCGAAGAATTTGCTGCTTGATCAGGGACTGCAGGCTCATGGGATGGTGATGAGATTGGGATTTGGGCTTGACTTAATGTTGAACAACGATCTTATAGATATGTATGGCAAATGCGGGAGAATGGGGATTGCCCTTGAGGTGTTTGATAGAATGCCCGAGAGAAATGTTGTTTCGTGGACGGCTTTAATGTGTGGATACTTACAGAATGGTAATGCCAAAGGCTCACTGTCTCTATTTAGTCGAATGGGATTTTCGGGAATTAAGCCGAATGAGTTCACCTTTTCGATCAATCTTAAGGCGTCTGGGTTTGTGGGCATTGTTGAGAATGGAATGCAGATTCACAATATGTGCACCAAATCTGGTTTTGAATGGGTTACGGTGGTGAGCAATTCTATCCTCGACATGTATGCGAAATGTGGAAGATTTCACGAAGCAGCACGAATGTTCGATGTTATGCCAGTTAGGAATCTTATCAGTTGGAACGCGATGATAGCCGGATTCACACTTGAAGGAAATGGGGAGAGTGCTTTGCTCTTATTTAGGAAAATGCAAGGGCTAGGAGAAGTCCCCGACGAATATACGATTACGAGTACGCTGAAAGCTTGCAGTGGTATTGGAGCAGTCCGGCAAGGAAGCCAAATACATTCCTCCTTAATCACAAGAGGATTCCTGTGCTCAGTTCGGACTACCATTGCTGGTGCTCTTGTCGATCTGTACGTAAAATGTGGGCACTTAACTGAAGCTCAGAGGGTATTCGATCAAATTGAACAGAAGAATTTAGTATCCTGGAGTTCCCTTATTCTTGGTTATGCCCAAGAATGCAATCTACTACAAGCCATGGATTTGTTTAGGCAGCTCAGGGTTAGTATCGATCATCGAGTAGATGGGTTTGTTCTCTCAAGCCTTATGGGCGTGTTTGCTGATTTTGCCCTGGTTGAACAAGGTAGGCAAATGCATGCTTTCACCATCAAAATCCCATCTGGTTTAGACATATCAGTAACTAATTCGATTCTGGATATGTATCTCAAGTGTGGATTAACAAACGAGGCAGAAAGACTGTTTAATGAAACTCCGGCGAGGAATGTAATTTCTTGGACGATTATGATCACAGGCTACGGAAAGCATGGTCTTGGAAGGAAATCTGTACGTCTGTTCCAACAAATGCAATCGGATGACATAGaacccgatggggtgacttacTTGGCCGTGCTCTCAGCCTGCAGCCATTCTGGACTAATAGAAGAATGCGAAGATTACTTCTCAAGATTGTGTCTCGACAAACGGATCAAACCAATTGTAGAGCATTATGCTTGCATGGTCGATCTCCTTGGCAGAGCCGGACGGGTAAAAGAAGCCAAGAATCTCATCGACAACATGCCTTTGAAACCGAATGTTGGAATACAGCAAACTCTACTTAGTGCTTGTAGAGTACATGGGGACTTGGAAATAGGGAGAGAAGTGGGCGAGACGCTTCTGAAACTGGACAGCAATAACCCGGTCAACTATGTGATGCTGTCAAACATCTACGCTGAGGCCGGCTACTGGAAAGAGTGCGAGAGAATAAGAAAACTGTTTAAGATGAAAGGGTTAAAGAAAGAGGCAGGACGCAGTTGGGTGGAGATCAACAAGGAGGTCTACTTCTTCTACAATGGGGATGAGACACACCCGCTTACGGAAAAGATTCATCAAGTGTTGAAGGAGATGGAAAAGAGAATAAAATCCCAGCTGGGTTATGTTCATGGGGTGAGGTTTGCGCTGCATGACGTGGAAGAGGAGTCGAAGGAGGAGAGCTTGAGATTTCACAGTGAGAAGTTGGCAATCGGGTTGGCATTGGTGTGTGGTGAAATGGAGAAGGGAAACAAAACGATTCGGATTTTCAAGAACTTGAGAGTGTGCGGGGATTGCCATGCTTTTATCAAGGGCTTGTCGAAGGTTTTGAAGGTGGTGTTTCTGGTGAGAGATGCAAATAGGTTTCACAAGTTTGAGGACGGCGTGTGTTCTTGTGGAGATTATTGGTGA